A window of Brevinema andersonii genomic DNA:
TAAGTGACTGTTATATCACGACCTCCTGGTCTGTTAGGTCCAAAATTTAGTACACCATTTGCTGCTAAAACTGTGTCATTTGTCAGCTTTTCTGAACCCGTAATACGAAACAATGCTGTACTATCAAGGGTGCCATCTTCATTTAGGTCGATTGAACCTTCAGCATTTTTTGCGAGGGCAATTTCTTTAAAAAAGTTATTATCGGTAGTGCCGTCGAGACTAAAACCATCACGATGGACTGAGTTCACAGCATCGGCAATCCCGAATGAAAGTCCGTTAAGCCTTGTCAACATTGTGTCTATGTCTTTATCTCGAACTTCAACTAGTCCGGAAATTTCGCCCGGACCTAAATTGATATTTTCTCCGGTCTGTTGCCAGCGCGCTGTTACAAAACCATGATTTTCAGGATCAGAAAAAGCTTGTACACGGGCGGCATGCTCCCCTTGAACCAATTTCTCTGCACCGATATATACGATAAATTCTTTAGGATTGTCCCGCTCAAGTCGAATATCTGCAAACTTCGATAATTCATCGATCAGTTTATCACGTTTGTCGTAAAGATCATTTGGGTTGTCACCTAAAAGTTCTTGTTTTTGAATTTGTTTATTAAGTTCTGCAAGTGTTTCAGTAATGTTGTTTAACCGAGTAATTTTTTGTTCGACCAAAACATTCGTTTGAACCTGCATGTCCTTCAGTGCCTGATACTGAGCCTTGAAACTTTGATTCAAAGTCTTTGCCCGTTCTAGCAAATGAATTCGACCTGCGTCGTCGGCTGGCATTTCTGCAACTGTCTGCCATGCTTCCCAAAATTCTTCAAGATCTGTCCGTATGTTAGATGTGCCAGGTTCGTTCAGCAGCATTTCCATTTGGTGAAGCATAGTTTTTTTCTGCTTCCAGAAGCCTAAACCGCCGTTTTCGAAAATAATTCTGTCGTCTAGATAAACGTCACGGATCCGGATTACTTCCTCTACCGTAACTCCAGTGCCTAGTTGCCCGGGAATGGTAGGTTTGTTGATCCCGGGGGGAAATAAAGCCGGCATTGTCTTTTGTGTAACCCGTTGTCGTGAAAAGCCTTCCGTATTGAGATTATTAAGATTATGCCCGACAGTTTGGAGGCCTTTCTGCGATGTCTGCAGTGCTCCTTTGCCCATTTCCAAACCTAAAAATGATGAAATCATATCTTTTCTCCTCCTCAAAACTCCTTGAGAATCTAACCAACAAACCTCTTACTTTTTGCTGGTTTCTATCTTATATAGTTTGGTCTAACACATACAAAGGTATAGGAGTTTCCGCAGCAGCAGAACCGTAACGATCGTAATGTTGGCCTAAATTTCCGCCTGCAATTTCAAGAATCTGTGCAATAATTTCGGCATTATTGTTGAGAATATAGCTGTTACGTTCTGTGGCAATACTGATACGTTCTGCCAATATGCGTATTTGTTCTGATTCTGACAATAAAATATCTGCCTGAGGCTGCGGAATTTTTGCAGCAAACTCAGACAACGATAGTGATGCATCAA
This region includes:
- the flgK gene encoding flagellar hook-associated protein FlgK; its protein translation is MISSFLGLEMGKGALQTSQKGLQTVGHNLNNLNTEGFSRQRVTQKTMPALFPPGINKPTIPGQLGTGVTVEEVIRIRDVYLDDRIIFENGGLGFWKQKKTMLHQMEMLLNEPGTSNIRTDLEEFWEAWQTVAEMPADDAGRIHLLERAKTLNQSFKAQYQALKDMQVQTNVLVEQKITRLNNITETLAELNKQIQKQELLGDNPNDLYDKRDKLIDELSKFADIRLERDNPKEFIVYIGAEKLVQGEHAARVQAFSDPENHGFVTARWQQTGENINLGPGEISGLVEVRDKDIDTMLTRLNGLSFGIADAVNSVHRDGFSLDGTTDNNFFKEIALAKNAEGSIDLNEDGTLDSTALFRITGSEKLTNDTVLAANGVLNFGPNRPGGRDITVTYSATDTVEKVIERINRSNAEVTAYLDFAGRLSFKAQESSDKNHINFALRHIEDSGDFLTGIAGVLANSGQDAAFDWQSPDAITMLRTPRNLISLTPEENAAGWMALDDSVNNRPEGIAAAQGFDTIGDGNPDQLTGFNDNRNALAVANLRYQTIMTGNAETFADYFQQTVSLSGTLSEQAIRSHEKTDALTASLLGLRSKVSGVNVDEEMTKMITLQHAYNAAARLVSTTDRLLDIIINRMGA
- the flgN gene encoding flagellar export chaperone FlgN, encoding MTHNSDHTLMMFATVLKEIKNLMHGLLESEDNKYDALRSIDIYKLIKSNEIQEELLSSFEILEKVRQDHVETLSLMLGFDASLSLSEFAAKIPQPQADILLSESEQIRILAERISIATERNSYILNNNAEIIAQILEIAGGNLGQHYDRYGSAAAETPIPLYVLDQTI